The DNA window TGGGTCAGTTTGATGATGCCCGACGACGGCACTTTGTCGGCGCTGAGCTTGCGTTCGACCGGGCCGTCGGTGTCGGCCAGCTTTTGCAGCAGCTCCGGACTGATGGTGAGCAGGTCGCAGCCGGCCAGTTCCAGGATCTGGCCGGTGTTGCGGAAGCTCGCGCCCATGACCTCGGTCTTGTAGCCGAACTTGCGGTAGTAGTTGTAGATGCGCTTGACCGATTGCACGCCCGGGTCTTCGGCGCCCGTGTAGTCAAGGCCGGTGGATTTCTTGTACCAGTCGTAGATGCGGCCGACGAACGGCGAGATCAGCTGGGCGCCGGCGTCGGCGCAGGCGATCGCCTGGCCCAGCGAGAACAGCAGGGTCATGTTGCAGCGGATGCCTTCCTTTTCCAGGATCTCGGCGGCGCGGATGCCCTCCCAGGTGGCGGCCATCTTGATGAGCACGCGTTCGCGCCCGATGCCGGCCGCCTCGTACAGCTTGATCAGGTCGCGGCCCTTGGCCACCGAGCCCTCGACGTCGAACGACAGGCGGGCGTCGATCTCGGTCGACACGCGGCCCGGGATGATGCGCAGGATCTGCTTGCCGAAGGCCACCAGCAGGTGGTCGATGGTGTCCGGGATCGAGCGGTCGAGGTTGTCGCGCACGGCTTTTTCCAGCAGCGGCTTGTATTCGTCCTTTTGCACCGCCTTGAGGATCAGCGACGGGTTGGTGGTGGCGTCGCGCGGCGTGTAGGCCTGGATCGACTGGAAGTCGCCGGTGTCGGCGACCACGGTGGTGAATTGCTTGAGCTGTTCGAGTTGGTTCATGTGCGCTGCCAATCAGAGGTAAGGGGATTGCGTTGTCTTATTGTACTCAAGCCAGCCGCAGAGAGAAAGCAAGCGTGCGCGATAGTGGTTATATTGGGATTCGATCGTAGGAACGGTGTGTGCATCGCGTGGTTCCACGTAGGGTGGATTAGG is part of the Oxalobacteraceae bacterium OTU3CAMAD1 genome and encodes:
- the tal gene encoding transaldolase, whose amino-acid sequence is MNQLEQLKQFTTVVADTGDFQSIQAYTPRDATTNPSLILKAVQKDEYKPLLEKAVRDNLDRSIPDTIDHLLVAFGKQILRIIPGRVSTEIDARLSFDVEGSVAKGRDLIKLYEAAGIGRERVLIKMAATWEGIRAAEILEKEGIRCNMTLLFSLGQAIACADAGAQLISPFVGRIYDWYKKSTGLDYTGAEDPGVQSVKRIYNYYRKFGYKTEVMGASFRNTGQILELAGCDLLTISPELLQKLADTDGPVERKLSADKVPSSGIIKLTQDEKTFRFQLNEDQMASEKLAEGIRAFCADSGKLKQIISGMR